A single genomic interval of Stieleria maiorica harbors:
- a CDS encoding FecR domain-containing protein — MAEPEPSPDMNLLRQLTLQKCNGDLTEEGAERLSQLLVSSDLARRTYFELTTVHSQLDWDLGSVSDEVASLLKEQLEDADARLPSPSSADSTRPMVWMVAIAASILLMAAGAWWRLSRPGDGPGARIAQIDDADSKAAVLGSVTELVPQSRWSIGQSAVAEPNVFRQGDTVSLDAGGIKLSFRSGAVAILDAPVTVNMLSKDRVRLIRGGIMIDVPKGAQGVAVETASTEVIDIGTIYSVRLAGRKTEVVVFDGEVDLKSTTTPVAGTDQQLESKRRIHAGEAVQVGEDGTLSRIVSVQRSSIQGQREFDPTKLVIASVRDNNVRDDFYSFYEVVPGGMGEDAEAFVDRPHEWNGVDTGGMPAYLVGGDYIKTFNNDKVADDLQVDLTLQRPATLYVLLDNRVEPPDWLLATFEDTGDQIGIDEVPRTEEFTWERLDDNPQVGAGHSIDRNHSIYKRVVKQGGAVSLGPNGNVPTEHARREGLVNMYGVVAVPLDQPQVQ, encoded by the coding sequence GTGGCTGAACCAGAACCATCCCCCGACATGAACTTGCTGCGGCAATTGACGCTGCAAAAATGTAACGGTGATTTGACCGAAGAAGGCGCCGAGCGGCTGTCGCAGCTGTTGGTTTCGTCTGACCTCGCCAGACGCACGTATTTTGAACTGACGACCGTCCATTCCCAGCTGGACTGGGATTTAGGTTCGGTGTCTGACGAGGTCGCCTCGCTGCTCAAGGAACAGCTGGAAGATGCAGACGCTCGCCTGCCGTCTCCGTCGTCTGCGGATTCAACGCGTCCGATGGTGTGGATGGTGGCAATCGCCGCATCCATCCTGTTGATGGCCGCGGGAGCGTGGTGGCGGTTGAGTCGTCCCGGAGACGGCCCCGGTGCAAGGATTGCTCAAATCGATGACGCAGATTCGAAGGCTGCCGTTCTGGGCAGCGTCACCGAGCTTGTTCCGCAGAGCCGATGGTCGATCGGCCAATCTGCCGTTGCCGAGCCGAACGTCTTTCGACAGGGGGACACCGTGTCGCTGGACGCGGGCGGGATCAAACTGAGCTTTCGTTCCGGGGCGGTCGCGATCCTCGACGCCCCGGTGACCGTCAACATGCTTTCCAAGGACCGCGTCCGTCTGATTCGCGGCGGGATCATGATCGATGTCCCGAAAGGGGCGCAGGGCGTAGCGGTCGAAACGGCTTCCACCGAGGTGATCGATATCGGCACGATCTACTCGGTCAGGCTGGCCGGGCGAAAGACGGAAGTCGTTGTTTTTGATGGTGAGGTCGATTTGAAGTCCACGACAACGCCCGTCGCCGGCACCGACCAACAGTTGGAATCCAAGCGACGGATTCATGCCGGAGAAGCGGTGCAGGTCGGCGAAGACGGAACGCTCTCGCGAATCGTCAGCGTTCAACGATCCAGCATCCAAGGCCAACGCGAATTCGATCCGACGAAACTCGTCATCGCTTCGGTCAGAGACAACAATGTCCGGGATGACTTTTACAGCTTTTACGAAGTGGTTCCCGGTGGAATGGGCGAGGACGCCGAAGCGTTTGTCGATCGTCCGCACGAGTGGAACGGAGTGGACACGGGCGGAATGCCGGCTTACCTGGTCGGCGGCGATTACATCAAAACGTTCAATAACGACAAAGTCGCAGACGATCTTCAAGTCGACCTGACGCTGCAGCGGCCGGCCACCCTTTATGTGTTGCTGGACAACCGAGTCGAACCGCCCGATTGGTTGCTGGCAACGTTTGAAGACACCGGGGACCAAATCGGGATCGATGAAGTGCCGCGAACCGAAGAATTCACGTGGGAGCGTTTGGACGATAATCCCCAGGTGGGCGCCGGGCACAGCATCGACCGGAACCACTCGATCTACAAGCGAGTCGTCAAGCAAGGCGGCGCTGTGTCGCTCGGACCCAACGGGAACGTGCCGACCGAACACGCACGACGCGAAGGGTTGGTCAACATGTACGGAGTCGTCGCCGTCCCACTGGATCAACCGCAGGTTCAATAA
- a CDS encoding rhamnogalacturonan acetylesterase, giving the protein MSKKLFLLLLGLTLLLVNAPAAVAQVHHLTIGLIGDSTVATTYGWGPAFEEQCTGEAKVLHFAKNGATLESLSKRMDELLQYRPDYVIIQFGHNDQKKYGPDVYRTKLTSYIQRAKQVGVKPIVFSSVTRRNFGDDGKIQPRVANLKGDLPSFAATAEAVAKEQGVPFVDLYRISVNHHNTIGPGASQAYNFNPTDTTHFSPEGADATAKLIIAALRTEVPELDPFFD; this is encoded by the coding sequence ATGAGCAAAAAGCTATTTCTATTGTTGCTCGGATTAACACTGTTACTCGTCAATGCACCTGCGGCGGTTGCCCAAGTGCATCATCTGACCATCGGTTTGATCGGCGACTCGACCGTCGCGACCACCTATGGATGGGGACCCGCATTTGAAGAGCAGTGCACGGGGGAGGCGAAGGTGCTTCATTTCGCCAAGAACGGGGCGACGCTGGAATCCTTGTCGAAGCGAATGGACGAGTTACTGCAATACCGACCGGACTACGTGATCATCCAGTTCGGTCACAACGACCAGAAAAAATACGGCCCGGATGTCTACCGAACCAAGCTGACCTCGTACATCCAGCGGGCCAAGCAGGTCGGCGTCAAACCCATTGTTTTTAGCTCCGTCACCCGTCGGAATTTCGGCGACGACGGAAAGATCCAGCCTCGGGTCGCCAACCTGAAAGGCGATTTACCGTCGTTCGCCGCGACGGCCGAAGCGGTGGCGAAGGAGCAGGGCGTGCCGTTCGTTGATCTGTATCGCATCAGTGTGAACCATCACAACACGATCGGCCCCGGGGCTAGTCAGGCTTACAATTTCAACCCGACCGACACCACGCATTTCAGTCCCGAGGGGGCCGACGCGACCGCGAAATTGATCATCGCAGCACTCCGCACGGAGGTGCCCGAGCTTGATCCTTTTTTCGATTGA
- a CDS encoding sigma-70 family RNA polymerase sigma factor, whose translation MTTISDDEFVLRLTGSQRELKAFIFALVPHQGDADDLLQEVNIALWRKRHLYDKNQKFMRWATGFASLEVRSFRSRSAKSKLCFSDNAIEALAGEWPNTVSFADDCRHALATCIQKLGRKERRIIEDRYTKGLSVKEIAAESDKPISTVYKILGRAHEALCECVKRTQIQSNQ comes from the coding sequence ATGACAACGATCTCTGACGACGAATTCGTCCTTCGCTTGACGGGGAGCCAACGAGAATTGAAGGCGTTCATTTTTGCCCTCGTCCCTCACCAGGGCGATGCGGACGACTTGCTTCAAGAAGTCAACATTGCGCTCTGGCGGAAACGGCACTTGTACGACAAGAATCAAAAATTCATGCGATGGGCGACCGGCTTTGCATCGCTGGAGGTGCGGAGCTTTCGGAGCCGATCGGCAAAGTCAAAACTCTGCTTCAGCGACAATGCAATCGAAGCGCTCGCCGGCGAATGGCCGAATACGGTGTCGTTTGCCGACGATTGTCGTCACGCACTTGCGACCTGTATTCAAAAACTCGGTCGCAAAGAACGCCGAATCATCGAAGACCGATACACCAAGGGATTGTCGGTCAAAGAAATTGCGGCGGAGTCCGACAAGCCCATCAGCACCGTTTACAAGATCTTGGGCCGCGCCCACGAGGCCTTGTGCGAATGCGTCAAGCGAACACAAATTCAATCCAACCAATAA
- a CDS encoding mechanosensitive ion channel family protein has protein sequence MLSAAFLGLCTGPLWGQSGSDTSSAPAEPAVKISDPDIPIDQLEIMVKPMTRAELEREADAWFSLLRAKGGQIARARLGVKRVISDQETTAAATVAEDAAAIPDSGDTSVDSGVAAQEAAQQEAAEQQMAEEKQTLLEDVNVLQEQRTALTDRLEVVLDSLERKGGEAEEYRSYITAVSGIELDTTDVQSAWSGFVGWLLSKEGGQRWAWNLARFILIVLVTSLVAKVIAGSVNWLLDRKVKLSQLAERLIANSIKNVVFVIGFAVALTALEIDITPIVAAIGATGLVVGLALQGTLSNFASGLMILINRPFDVGNVVTAGGITGTVDKMNLISTTFRTFDNQTIHVPNNSIWNNVITNITANENRRVDMEFGIGYGDDFEKAEQIILEVVKSHDLVLDDPAPVVVTHALADSSVNIVCRPWAKTSDWWQVKTDITRAVKQRFDEAGISIPFPQRDIYVHQVAAPAEKA, from the coding sequence ATGCTTTCCGCCGCGTTTCTTGGCTTGTGTACCGGACCATTGTGGGGGCAGTCCGGCAGCGACACTTCCTCCGCCCCGGCAGAGCCGGCCGTCAAGATCAGCGATCCCGATATTCCGATCGATCAATTGGAAATCATGGTCAAACCGATGACCAGGGCGGAACTGGAGCGTGAAGCGGATGCATGGTTTTCGCTGCTGCGGGCCAAAGGGGGACAAATCGCCAGGGCGCGGCTCGGTGTGAAGCGAGTCATCAGCGACCAGGAAACCACGGCCGCTGCGACCGTGGCCGAAGACGCCGCTGCGATTCCAGACTCGGGTGACACTTCAGTCGATTCGGGAGTTGCCGCACAGGAAGCCGCCCAACAAGAAGCTGCCGAACAGCAGATGGCGGAGGAGAAACAGACGCTGCTGGAAGACGTCAACGTGCTCCAGGAGCAGCGAACCGCACTGACCGATCGGTTGGAAGTCGTGCTCGATTCGCTGGAGCGCAAGGGCGGCGAGGCCGAGGAATACCGCAGCTACATCACCGCGGTCTCGGGGATCGAACTGGACACCACCGATGTCCAATCGGCGTGGTCAGGGTTTGTCGGCTGGCTGTTGTCCAAAGAGGGCGGACAGCGTTGGGCGTGGAATCTGGCCCGGTTCATCCTCATCGTGTTGGTCACGTCCTTGGTGGCAAAGGTCATCGCAGGCAGCGTCAACTGGCTGCTCGACCGCAAGGTCAAACTGTCTCAGTTGGCCGAACGCCTGATCGCCAACTCGATCAAGAACGTCGTGTTTGTGATCGGATTTGCCGTCGCATTGACCGCCTTGGAAATCGACATCACGCCGATCGTGGCGGCGATCGGGGCGACCGGTTTGGTCGTCGGTCTGGCGCTGCAGGGCACGCTCAGCAACTTTGCCAGCGGGTTGATGATCTTGATCAATCGCCCCTTTGATGTCGGCAACGTCGTCACCGCCGGAGGCATCACCGGGACGGTCGACAAAATGAATTTGATTTCGACGACCTTCCGCACGTTCGACAATCAAACCATTCACGTGCCGAACAATTCGATCTGGAACAACGTCATCACCAATATCACGGCCAACGAAAACCGCCGCGTCGACATGGAATTCGGGATCGGGTACGGCGACGATTTTGAAAAAGCCGAACAGATCATCTTGGAAGTGGTCAAGTCGCACGATCTGGTCTTGGACGATCCCGCGCCGGTGGTCGTCACGCATGCCCTGGCCGATTCCTCGGTCAACATCGTCTGCCGCCCCTGGGCCAAGACGAGCGATTGGTGGCAGGTGAAAACCGACATCACCCGTGCGGTCAAACAGCGGTTCGACGAAGCCGGGATCTCGATCCCCTTCCCCCAACGCGACATCTACGTGCATCAAGTCGCCGCGCCGGCGGAGAAAGCGTAG
- a CDS encoding RNA polymerase sigma factor: MDAAFDSLFDDRRVCQRTSTRRASMEKSLTEPEFARAVSVGLPKLIAVARRLSGDDEVAAEAVQNALLKASKSWRKFRGQSHVDTWLTRIVIHAVRDVIAARRRDTENLHPQPDAPGDRQRETLVAPQRGPSQQVLDAEIRSVVATAVRSLPDRQREVFGLMVWQNMTAGEVGRLLDITPQTVHANLHAARKRLRQLLGDFVDDQRD; encoded by the coding sequence ATGGATGCCGCGTTTGACAGTCTGTTTGACGATCGTCGGGTCTGTCAACGCACCTCCACGCGGCGGGCATCGATGGAAAAATCGCTGACCGAACCCGAGTTTGCCCGAGCGGTCTCGGTCGGCTTGCCAAAACTGATCGCCGTCGCCCGACGGTTGTCCGGGGACGACGAGGTTGCGGCCGAAGCGGTCCAGAACGCGTTGCTGAAGGCCTCCAAGTCATGGCGCAAGTTTCGCGGCCAGTCGCATGTCGACACCTGGCTGACCCGGATCGTGATCCATGCCGTCCGCGATGTGATCGCGGCACGGCGCCGCGATACCGAAAACCTTCATCCACAGCCCGATGCCCCCGGCGATCGACAACGCGAAACTCTGGTCGCACCGCAGCGTGGGCCGTCACAACAGGTGCTCGATGCGGAAATCCGTTCGGTCGTGGCGACGGCCGTGCGGTCGCTGCCGGATCGTCAACGGGAGGTGTTCGGTTTGATGGTCTGGCAAAACATGACGGCAGGCGAGGTCGGGCGGTTGCTGGACATCACACCGCAAACGGTCCACGCCAATTTGCACGCCGCGCGAAAGCGACTTCGCCAGCTGTTAGGGGACTTCGTTGACGACCAGCGGGATTGA
- a CDS encoding DUF1559 domain-containing protein, which translates to MNTAKRNQGFTLVELLVVIAIIGILVGLLLPAVQAAREAARRMSCSNNFKQIGLALHNYHSAYKQLPKQMGGTYDLTGGATDSNTNNLSWIPAILPFMEQQGLWDTIANPYAYNRDGTTRTPAFPAMGPSPVDTNYVPWLTQVPMLRCPSDPTEKIGVETAYTNYAACMGDSIHENHYGGVGSNGRSDTSTGNTWNESYLKQFDRGFFFIRHTAKFRDILDGLSNTIMCGEIMTGNRTGERQSHMHRDSSVTHYGPSHWDTLLDPDRPAFWDLTAANVNLNQRRGTNWALGRCFDTGFTTVAAPNGPCVGRNVDRQANCPAGSRHQGGCHILMGDGAVVFITDSIEAGDRFAVPVGSRNPTPGVESPYGLWGALGTKRSRETIEEALNQ; encoded by the coding sequence ATGAACACGGCCAAGCGGAATCAGGGTTTCACGTTGGTGGAACTTCTCGTCGTGATTGCGATCATCGGCATTCTTGTGGGCTTGTTGCTTCCCGCGGTTCAAGCGGCTCGCGAAGCGGCGCGCCGAATGAGTTGCAGCAACAACTTCAAACAGATCGGATTAGCGCTGCACAACTACCACAGCGCCTACAAACAACTGCCGAAACAGATGGGAGGCACGTATGATCTGACCGGCGGCGCAACCGACAGCAACACGAACAATCTAAGTTGGATCCCCGCGATCCTGCCCTTCATGGAGCAACAGGGTTTGTGGGACACCATCGCAAATCCTTACGCCTACAATCGCGACGGCACCACCAGAACGCCGGCCTTTCCTGCGATGGGGCCCTCACCGGTGGACACGAACTACGTCCCTTGGCTGACCCAAGTCCCGATGCTCCGCTGTCCCAGCGACCCGACGGAGAAGATCGGTGTCGAGACCGCCTACACCAACTACGCCGCATGCATGGGCGACTCGATTCACGAAAATCACTATGGCGGCGTCGGTTCGAACGGCAGATCGGACACGTCGACCGGAAACACGTGGAACGAAAGCTACCTGAAACAGTTCGATCGCGGTTTCTTCTTCATTCGTCACACCGCGAAATTTCGCGACATCCTGGACGGGCTTTCCAACACCATCATGTGTGGCGAAATCATGACCGGCAACCGAACCGGCGAGCGACAAAGCCACATGCACCGCGACTCCAGCGTCACCCACTACGGTCCGTCCCACTGGGACACGTTGCTCGATCCGGATCGGCCCGCCTTCTGGGACTTGACCGCCGCCAACGTGAATTTGAACCAACGGCGAGGCACCAACTGGGCCTTGGGACGATGCTTCGACACCGGTTTCACCACCGTCGCGGCGCCCAACGGCCCCTGTGTCGGACGAAATGTTGATCGTCAAGCGAACTGTCCTGCCGGAAGCCGCCACCAAGGTGGATGCCACATCCTGATGGGCGACGGAGCCGTCGTGTTCATCACCGACTCCATCGAAGCCGGCGATCGCTTCGCCGTCCCCGTCGGTTCTCGCAATCCGACTCCCGGTGTCGAAAGTCCGTACGGATTGTGGGGCGCCCTGGGGACCAAGCGGTCTCGCGAAACGATCGAAGAAGCGCTCAATCAATAG
- the ald gene encoding alanine dehydrogenase, with product MIIGVPKEVKSDEYRVSMLPVGVEELVSRGHRVIVESSAGLGSGLPDHEYLRAGAELAASGADVFGQADLIVKVKEPQPEEYAMIRPGQLLFTYFHLAASGGLTDAMIDSGATCFAYETLRDAKGRLPLLTPMSEVAGRMSIQQGAKYLERPQMGRGILLGGVPGVPPAHITILGGGIVGSNAAKIAAGFQADVAILDVDLDRLRYLDDIMPANVNTLYSDRHTILEQIQRADLVIGSVLIPGAKAPQLVRKEDLKLMKPGSVVIDVAVDQGGCIETSHPTTHSNPTYIIDEVVHYCVANMPGAVGRTSTFALCNATMPWVIRLAEIGGQAAIDAAGPLREAVNVHQGRITNQAVANAFHLPCTDL from the coding sequence ATGATCATTGGCGTTCCCAAGGAAGTGAAATCAGATGAGTACCGCGTGTCGATGTTGCCCGTCGGTGTGGAGGAGTTGGTCTCCCGCGGACACCGAGTAATCGTTGAATCCTCGGCGGGGCTCGGGTCGGGTTTGCCCGACCACGAGTACCTTCGCGCCGGCGCCGAGCTGGCCGCCTCCGGGGCGGACGTCTTCGGTCAAGCCGACTTGATCGTGAAGGTCAAGGAACCGCAGCCGGAAGAATACGCGATGATCCGTCCGGGACAATTGCTGTTCACCTATTTCCACCTCGCCGCCAGCGGTGGCCTGACCGACGCGATGATCGACTCCGGCGCGACGTGTTTCGCTTACGAAACGCTGCGCGACGCCAAAGGGCGATTGCCGTTGTTGACGCCGATGAGCGAAGTCGCCGGTCGGATGAGTATTCAGCAAGGCGCCAAGTATCTCGAACGACCCCAGATGGGCCGCGGCATCTTGCTGGGCGGTGTGCCGGGCGTTCCCCCGGCGCACATCACCATTCTCGGTGGCGGGATCGTCGGTTCAAACGCGGCCAAGATCGCCGCGGGCTTTCAAGCCGACGTGGCGATCCTGGACGTCGACCTGGATCGATTGCGTTACCTGGACGACATCATGCCCGCCAACGTCAACACCCTTTACAGCGATCGCCACACCATCTTGGAGCAAATCCAGCGGGCCGACCTGGTGATCGGTTCCGTCTTGATTCCCGGCGCCAAAGCCCCACAACTGGTCCGCAAAGAAGATTTAAAGTTGATGAAGCCGGGCAGCGTGGTCATCGATGTCGCCGTCGATCAAGGCGGTTGCATCGAAACGAGTCATCCGACCACGCACAGCAACCCGACCTACATCATCGACGAAGTCGTCCACTACTGCGTCGCCAACATGCCCGGAGCGGTCGGCCGGACCAGCACCTTTGCACTGTGCAACGCGACCATGCCCTGGGTGATCCGGTTGGCCGAAATCGGCGGGCAAGCTGCGATCGACGCTGCCGGCCCTCTACGCGAGGCGGTCAATGTTCATCAAGGCCGCATCACCAACCAAGCCGTCGCCAACGCCTTCCATTTGCCCTGTACCGACCTTTAA
- a CDS encoding zinc metalloprotease has translation MSAFAVQNHVAPFPFRLLDQTRLTLLGGLLGCALSFNAAGAAAQNLSVPEAQIVLFTPSDIQPPRSDYRKRLDQFGRYAEQFFHDGLTDWGYTPARKEIFTRGDDGKISVIHVKGDLPAAGGAYKKQWISRQVHDKLKSEHGIKIAGNLYWIFVYVGDPPAKHDNYRGSGNSKDGGWAVLNYTNLPGTISPRSEMVSPLNDKLTLKGCIHEFGHALGLPHIGPKVELGKGNTLMGPVNRIYRYHKMPDRTKAYLSEAGAAILSTHPVFTGNPASRSKLPRTGFQRLTADYDRKTHAIVVRGKLESDFPIHRIVVIDDRDDKIGGYWVKGFVAQVDPQARFSLSIPTPGRKGQLKILAVYANGAFTGDGRKRGIESATLLPYSFGR, from the coding sequence ATGTCAGCATTCGCAGTTCAAAACCACGTCGCCCCTTTTCCGTTTCGTTTGCTGGACCAGACGCGACTCACCTTGCTCGGCGGCCTGTTGGGTTGTGCCCTGTCGTTCAATGCCGCTGGCGCCGCCGCGCAAAACCTGTCGGTTCCCGAAGCCCAGATCGTCCTGTTCACCCCCAGCGATATTCAGCCGCCTCGCTCGGACTATCGCAAGCGGCTGGACCAGTTCGGCCGCTACGCCGAGCAGTTTTTTCACGACGGACTGACCGATTGGGGCTACACGCCGGCCCGGAAAGAGATCTTCACTCGTGGTGACGATGGGAAGATCTCGGTGATTCACGTCAAAGGCGATCTGCCGGCCGCCGGCGGGGCCTATAAAAAACAGTGGATCAGTCGGCAGGTTCACGACAAGCTGAAGAGCGAACACGGCATCAAGATCGCCGGCAACCTGTACTGGATCTTCGTCTACGTCGGTGATCCGCCGGCCAAGCACGACAACTATCGCGGATCGGGCAATTCCAAAGACGGCGGCTGGGCCGTTCTGAATTACACCAACTTGCCGGGGACGATTTCACCGCGCAGCGAGATGGTCTCGCCGCTCAATGACAAACTCACACTCAAGGGTTGCATTCACGAATTCGGCCACGCGCTCGGCCTGCCGCACATCGGGCCGAAGGTGGAACTGGGCAAGGGCAACACCCTGATGGGACCGGTCAACCGGATCTATCGCTATCACAAAATGCCCGATCGAACCAAGGCGTACCTGTCCGAAGCCGGTGCCGCGATCCTTTCCACACATCCGGTGTTTACCGGCAATCCCGCGTCGCGAAGCAAACTTCCACGAACCGGATTTCAACGGCTCACCGCAGACTATGACCGCAAGACTCACGCGATTGTCGTTCGCGGGAAACTGGAATCCGATTTCCCGATTCATCGCATCGTGGTGATCGACGATCGCGACGACAAGATCGGAGGCTATTGGGTGAAGGGATTTGTCGCCCAGGTCGACCCCCAGGCTCGGTTTTCTCTGTCGATTCCGACGCCGGGACGCAAGGGACAATTGAAAATCCTTGCCGTGTACGCCAACGGAGCCTTCACCGGAGATGGCCGGAAACGCGGGATCGAGAGTGCAACTCTGCTGCCGTATTCGTTTGGTCGGTGA